The following are encoded together in the Actinoplanes sp. N902-109 genome:
- a CDS encoding glycoside hydrolase family 26 protein: MADEPERGRRTPRRHGRAVLLIAIAAAVVILAGLAIAIGRTETAKVPPPAAPPSAPPSGPAAGTRSARQMLALPRSDGSWPGANGLSGVNGDPVLDTASVQAFCTARGRACRVAQTYTDRTSWQTMTSGTGWTFELFAGFAGVLVVSQGLVPDGAQADLAACAGGEHDQDFEAFGTLMRTHARADSIVRLGWEFNESTSSWRADDTAAWIQCYRHAATSIRATDPEVLFDWTVNAHDTPAGVCGGVSTGCYPGDDYVDIVGIDNYDHYPWSPSKAAFDRTATAPEGLTWLYDFARRHGKLFAVGEWGVVPTGDAGQENPDFITWMHTWFAEHARYLAYETYFSNCDAGGVQSSLFRTDTGCRQNPGSAARYRALFSA, from the coding sequence ATGGCCGACGAGCCGGAGCGTGGCCGGCGCACGCCCAGGCGGCACGGGCGGGCCGTGCTGCTGATCGCGATCGCCGCGGCAGTGGTGATCCTGGCCGGACTTGCCATCGCCATCGGCCGGACGGAAACCGCAAAGGTGCCGCCGCCGGCCGCACCGCCCTCCGCACCGCCCTCCGGACCGGCGGCCGGCACCAGGTCGGCCCGGCAGATGCTGGCCCTGCCCCGCAGCGACGGCAGCTGGCCGGGAGCGAACGGCCTGTCCGGCGTCAACGGCGACCCGGTCCTGGACACCGCGTCGGTGCAGGCGTTCTGCACGGCCCGCGGGCGCGCCTGCCGGGTGGCACAGACCTACACCGACCGCACCTCGTGGCAGACCATGACCAGCGGCACCGGCTGGACGTTCGAGCTGTTCGCGGGTTTCGCCGGGGTACTGGTGGTCTCCCAGGGCCTGGTGCCCGACGGCGCGCAGGCCGACCTCGCGGCCTGCGCCGGCGGCGAGCACGACCAGGACTTCGAGGCGTTCGGCACGCTGATGCGCACGCACGCCCGGGCCGACTCGATCGTCCGGCTCGGCTGGGAGTTCAACGAGTCGACCTCCTCGTGGCGCGCGGACGACACCGCCGCCTGGATCCAGTGCTACCGGCACGCGGCGACGAGCATCCGCGCCACCGACCCGGAGGTGCTGTTCGACTGGACGGTCAACGCCCACGACACCCCGGCCGGCGTGTGCGGCGGGGTGAGCACCGGCTGCTACCCGGGCGACGACTACGTCGACATCGTCGGCATCGACAACTACGACCACTACCCCTGGTCGCCGTCGAAGGCGGCCTTCGACCGCACGGCCACCGCGCCGGAGGGCCTGACCTGGCTGTACGACTTCGCCCGCCGGCACGGCAAGCTGTTCGCGGTCGGCGAGTGGGGCGTCGTCCCGACCGGCGACGCGGGCCAGGAGAACCCGGACTTCATCACCTGGATGCACACCTGGTTCGCCGAGCATGCCCGTTACCTGGCCTACGAGACCTACTTCTCGAACTGCGACGCCGGCGGGGTGCAGTCCAGCCTGTTCCGTACGGACACCGGCTGCCGGCAGAACCCGGGATCAGCGGCCCGATACCGCGCTTTGTTCAGTGCTTAG
- a CDS encoding IPT/TIG domain-containing protein produces MTKSQSHSRPRLVRAGLAAASVTGVLVALTAAPALAAIAPLTLSSTAGPTTGGNTITATSTATANFLSGVTAPVATFSVPACQTTYNTTASTAVTPSSASATAGNVLVTTINKISNTKAAITVPALPLAGASATTTKYNLCIYASNSATAAQIGSGTYTVAAAPVFPGSGVVSPTSGPALGGSTITVTATSGLPTTAGSITATLGGTALTNITPVSSTSFTAVTPAHAPGSVALSVTTAAGTKTIASAFTYANGISVTPNTAPNTSAATYLDVLGAGFLTPTFGSAATNGRVWLVDGEYDPAASGTSYTQGPTAECTGVVVISDNELICSLNLNTGALTPASATANTGTPQVPNGTYTVTVVSNGDAGVSGATGYSQSDISSGSTFTVAPY; encoded by the coding sequence ATGACCAAGTCCCAGTCCCACTCCCGGCCGCGGCTGGTCCGCGCCGGACTCGCCGCCGCCTCGGTCACCGGGGTGCTCGTCGCGCTGACGGCGGCACCGGCCCTGGCCGCGATCGCCCCGCTGACGCTGAGCTCGACCGCCGGGCCGACCACCGGTGGCAACACGATCACCGCCACCTCGACGGCGACCGCGAACTTCCTCAGCGGCGTCACCGCGCCGGTGGCGACGTTCTCGGTCCCGGCCTGCCAGACGACGTACAACACCACGGCCAGCACCGCGGTGACCCCGTCATCCGCCTCCGCGACTGCGGGCAACGTCCTGGTGACGACGATCAACAAGATCTCGAACACCAAGGCGGCGATCACCGTCCCCGCGCTCCCGCTCGCCGGGGCCAGCGCGACGACGACGAAGTACAACCTGTGCATCTACGCCAGCAACTCGGCCACCGCCGCGCAGATCGGGTCCGGCACCTACACCGTCGCCGCCGCGCCGGTCTTCCCCGGCAGCGGCGTGGTGAGCCCCACGAGCGGCCCGGCGCTGGGCGGCAGCACCATCACTGTGACAGCCACCAGTGGCCTGCCGACGACCGCCGGCTCGATCACCGCCACCCTGGGCGGCACCGCGCTGACCAACATCACGCCGGTCAGCTCGACCAGCTTCACCGCCGTCACACCGGCACACGCACCGGGTTCCGTAGCGCTGTCGGTGACCACGGCGGCCGGCACGAAGACCATCGCCAGCGCGTTCACCTACGCCAACGGCATCTCGGTCACGCCGAACACGGCCCCGAACACCTCCGCGGCGACCTACCTGGACGTCCTGGGCGCCGGTTTCCTCACCCCGACGTTCGGCTCGGCGGCGACCAACGGGCGGGTCTGGCTGGTCGACGGCGAGTACGACCCCGCGGCGTCCGGTACCTCCTACACCCAGGGTCCGACCGCGGAGTGCACCGGCGTCGTGGTGATCAGCGACAACGAGCTGATCTGCAGCCTCAACCTGAACACCGGAGCGCTGACGCCCGCCTCGGCCACCGCCAACACCGGTACACCGCAGGTGCCGAACGGTACGTACACCGTGACCGTGGTCAGCAACGGTGACGCCGGCGTCTCGGGTGCCACGGGCTACTCGCAGTCGGACATCTCCAGCGGCTCGACCTTCACCGTCGCTCCGTACTGA
- a CDS encoding patatin-like phospholipase family protein, with protein sequence MEKRAVVLGGGGVTGVAWTMGMIYGLAERGLDLTTADLFVGTSAGSVVAAQLTGGTPVGELYAHELADTSGDRNASIGTQVLAGFVIAALWPGDRAKGRAWLGRAALRKKTVPEAERRAAIAARVKRDEWPETALRVPAVDARTGAVVVFDNTSGVSLIDAVAASCAVPLVWPPMTVGGRRYVDGGVRSVANVDLAAGHDKVVVLAPSTAAARRSDKPAAQARALGTGDVVVISPGDAALTAIGRNPLSPDRRALAAEAGRAQAAAETSRVEPLW encoded by the coding sequence ATGGAGAAGCGTGCGGTTGTGCTGGGCGGGGGTGGCGTCACCGGCGTCGCCTGGACGATGGGGATGATCTACGGGCTGGCCGAGCGGGGGCTGGATCTGACCACCGCGGACCTGTTCGTCGGCACCTCGGCCGGTTCGGTGGTGGCCGCGCAACTGACCGGCGGCACCCCGGTCGGCGAGCTGTACGCGCACGAGCTGGCCGACACCAGCGGCGACCGGAACGCCTCGATCGGCACACAGGTGCTGGCCGGGTTTGTCATCGCCGCGCTGTGGCCCGGCGACCGTGCCAAGGGGCGGGCCTGGCTGGGCCGGGCCGCCCTGCGGAAGAAGACCGTGCCGGAGGCCGAGCGCCGCGCCGCCATCGCGGCCCGGGTCAAACGCGACGAATGGCCGGAGACCGCACTCCGGGTGCCCGCCGTCGACGCCCGGACCGGCGCGGTGGTGGTGTTCGACAACACCAGCGGGGTGTCGCTGATCGACGCGGTCGCCGCGAGCTGCGCGGTGCCGCTGGTGTGGCCGCCGATGACCGTGGGCGGGCGGCGGTACGTCGACGGCGGCGTGCGCTCGGTGGCCAACGTCGATCTGGCCGCGGGTCACGACAAGGTCGTGGTGCTCGCGCCGAGCACGGCCGCCGCCCGGCGCAGCGACAAGCCGGCAGCTCAGGCCCGCGCCCTGGGGACCGGTGACGTCGTGGTGATCAGCCCGGGCGACGCCGCGCTCACCGCGATCGGGCGCAACCCGCTCAGCCCGGACCGTCGCGCGCTCGCCGCCGAGGCGGGCCGGGCCCAGGCCGCCGCCGAAACATCGCGGGTCGAACCCCTGTGGTGA
- a CDS encoding sulfite oxidase-like oxidoreductase encodes MSIINTGFGGRRRSSRPDLPPGQYLTTDFPVLSAGPTPRIPLDRWSFTITDETGARTSWNWDEFNALPQEDFTVDIHCVTKWSKLGTTWRGVALDTLFENIESTADFTMVHGYGGYTTNVPLDDLIDGKAWVAHTFEGEPLHPEHGGPARLVVPHLYFWKSAKWVNGIQMLQQDEPGFWEEAGYNMYGDPWREQRYQGD; translated from the coding sequence ATGAGCATCATCAACACCGGGTTCGGCGGGCGGCGCCGGTCGTCGCGCCCCGACCTGCCGCCGGGGCAGTACCTGACAACCGACTTCCCGGTGCTCTCCGCCGGGCCGACCCCGCGCATCCCGCTCGACCGGTGGAGCTTCACGATCACCGACGAGACCGGCGCCAGGACCTCGTGGAACTGGGACGAGTTCAACGCCCTGCCGCAGGAGGACTTCACCGTCGACATCCACTGCGTGACCAAGTGGTCGAAGCTGGGCACCACGTGGCGCGGCGTCGCGCTGGACACGCTGTTCGAGAACATCGAGTCCACGGCCGACTTCACCATGGTGCACGGCTACGGCGGCTACACCACGAACGTGCCGCTCGACGATCTGATCGACGGCAAGGCGTGGGTGGCGCACACGTTCGAGGGTGAGCCGCTGCACCCCGAGCACGGCGGCCCGGCCCGGCTGGTCGTCCCGCACCTGTACTTCTGGAAGTCGGCCAAGTGGGTCAACGGCATCCAGATGCTGCAGCAGGACGAGCCGGGCTTCTGGGAGGAGGCCGGTTACAACATGTACGGGGACCCGTGGCGCGAGCAGCGCTACCAGGGCGACTGA
- a CDS encoding ferredoxin reductase, which yields MVRRLGWQAATVADARWETPSARTLVLDLPDWPGHLPGQHVDVRLTAPDGYQAQRSYSIASAWRDGGRVELTVQRVEDGEVSSYLDDLLEVGQQIELRGPVGGWFVWRDTPAPVLLVAGGSGVVPLMAMVRARGDVRGRQPFRLIYSVRTPQDVLYADELRRRVRDDPGLDVHYVYTRKTPDGWPEPPARISVATLNTHGWPPDFAPDVFVCGPTPFVETAADILVALGHDSRKIRTERFGGTP from the coding sequence GTGGTGCGACGACTCGGCTGGCAGGCCGCCACGGTGGCCGACGCCCGGTGGGAGACCCCGTCCGCCCGTACCCTCGTGCTGGACCTGCCGGACTGGCCCGGGCACCTGCCCGGCCAGCATGTCGACGTGCGGCTGACCGCTCCCGACGGCTACCAGGCCCAGCGCAGCTACTCGATCGCCTCGGCCTGGCGGGACGGCGGGCGGGTGGAGCTGACCGTGCAGCGGGTCGAGGACGGCGAGGTCTCGTCGTACCTGGACGACCTGCTCGAGGTGGGGCAGCAGATCGAGCTGCGCGGCCCGGTCGGCGGGTGGTTCGTGTGGCGCGACACCCCGGCGCCGGTCCTGCTGGTGGCCGGCGGTTCCGGCGTGGTGCCGCTGATGGCGATGGTCCGGGCCCGCGGTGACGTGCGCGGCCGGCAGCCGTTCCGGCTCATCTATTCGGTACGCACCCCGCAGGACGTGCTCTACGCCGACGAGTTGCGCCGCCGCGTCCGCGACGACCCCGGCCTCGACGTGCACTACGTGTACACCCGCAAGACGCCGGACGGCTGGCCCGAGCCACCCGCGCGGATCAGCGTCGCCACCCTGAACACGCACGGCTGGCCACCGGACTTCGCGCCGGACGTGTTCGTCTGCGGCCCCACGCCGTTCGTGGAGACGGCGGCGGACATCCTGGTCGCGCTCGGCCACGACAGCCGCAAGATCCGGACCGAGCGGTTCGGGGGTACGCCATGA
- a CDS encoding DUF6510 family protein, with product MTAASERDGNAMAGDLAEIFAVDLTGAVATCAGCGTPSAVAALLIWGPAPGLVARCPHCEDVVLRLVRTPDQAWLDVRGAVSLRIPMPPA from the coding sequence ATGACGGCCGCCTCCGAACGGGACGGCAACGCGATGGCGGGCGACCTGGCGGAGATCTTCGCCGTCGACCTGACCGGCGCGGTCGCGACCTGCGCGGGCTGCGGCACGCCGAGCGCGGTCGCCGCCCTGCTGATCTGGGGCCCCGCTCCCGGCCTGGTGGCCCGCTGCCCGCACTGCGAGGACGTGGTCCTGCGGCTCGTACGCACCCCGGACCAGGCCTGGCTCGACGTGCGCGGCGCGGTCAGCCTGCGGATCCCGATGCCGCCGGCCTGA
- a CDS encoding SGNH/GDSL hydrolase family protein — protein sequence MQRRVTVLACLIATTLLTLFTAVPAQAAPADGDYVALGDSYSSGVGAPGQTGSCLRSPNAYPGLWAAAHHPASYTSVACSGATTDDLRSSQLSALNASTDLVSVTIGGNDVGFAPAVLTCTLTTDSGCAAKVAESMAYLRDTMPAVFDATYADIRSHAPNARVVVLGYPILFDETAASCGFAGMSIPKRKSLNQGARELNAAIKAHAQAAGFTWSDVTDEFTGHGICGPSPWLNGLTILPPTNSFHPNANGYRYGYLPGLESAVD from the coding sequence ATGCAGAGACGCGTGACCGTCCTCGCCTGTCTCATCGCCACGACCCTGCTCACCTTGTTCACCGCCGTGCCGGCCCAGGCGGCGCCCGCCGACGGGGACTACGTCGCGCTCGGCGACTCGTACTCGTCCGGGGTCGGCGCACCCGGCCAGACCGGCAGCTGCCTGCGCAGCCCCAACGCCTACCCGGGCCTCTGGGCCGCGGCGCACCACCCCGCGTCGTACACCTCGGTCGCCTGCAGCGGCGCCACCACCGACGACCTGCGCAGCTCGCAGCTGTCCGCGCTGAACGCGAGCACCGACCTGGTCTCGGTGACCATCGGCGGCAACGACGTCGGTTTCGCCCCGGCGGTGCTGACCTGCACGCTGACCACCGACAGCGGCTGCGCGGCCAAGGTCGCCGAGTCGATGGCCTACCTGCGCGACACCATGCCGGCCGTCTTCGACGCCACCTACGCCGACATCCGCAGCCACGCCCCGAACGCCCGGGTCGTGGTGCTCGGCTACCCGATCCTGTTCGACGAGACCGCGGCGTCCTGCGGCTTCGCGGGCATGAGCATCCCCAAGCGCAAGTCGCTCAACCAGGGCGCCCGCGAGCTCAACGCGGCCATCAAGGCGCACGCCCAGGCGGCCGGCTTCACCTGGTCCGACGTCACGGACGAGTTCACCGGTCACGGCATCTGCGGCCCGAGCCCCTGGCTCAACGGCCTGACCATCCTGCCGCCCACGAACTCGTTCCACCCCAACGCGAACGGCTACCGCTACGGCTACCTGCCGGGCCTGGAGTCCGCAGTGGACTGA
- a CDS encoding aspartate/glutamate racemase family protein, whose product MLTIGMLGGMSWESSAYYYRVANEVVRDRLGGLHSARCVLWSVDFAEIEELQHTGQWERAGRLLAEAAVRVQAAGADLLLLCTNTMHKVADQVQAAVGIPLLHLAEATADAVAGAGLHTVGLLGTAFTMEQDFYRDRLTRRGLDVLVPGADDRAEVHRIIYDELCVGVIRDESRLAYQAVIDRLVRRGAQGIILGCTEIELLISPADSPVPVFPTSRLHVEAAVELALKGA is encoded by the coding sequence GTGCTGACGATCGGGATGTTGGGCGGGATGAGCTGGGAGTCCAGCGCCTACTACTACCGGGTGGCCAACGAGGTGGTCCGCGACCGGCTCGGTGGACTGCACTCGGCGCGCTGTGTGCTGTGGTCGGTCGACTTCGCCGAGATCGAGGAGTTGCAGCACACCGGGCAGTGGGAGCGGGCCGGCCGGTTGCTCGCCGAGGCCGCGGTCCGGGTGCAGGCGGCCGGCGCGGATCTGCTGCTGCTGTGCACGAACACCATGCACAAGGTGGCCGATCAGGTGCAGGCGGCCGTCGGCATCCCGCTGCTGCATCTCGCCGAGGCGACCGCGGATGCCGTGGCGGGCGCCGGGCTGCACACGGTCGGGCTGCTGGGCACGGCGTTCACCATGGAACAGGACTTCTACCGGGACCGGTTGACCCGGCGTGGCCTCGACGTGCTCGTCCCCGGCGCCGACGACCGGGCCGAGGTGCACCGGATCATCTACGACGAGCTGTGTGTCGGCGTGATCCGCGACGAGTCGCGCCTTGCCTACCAGGCCGTCATCGACCGGCTGGTCCGGCGCGGCGCGCAGGGGATCATCCTCGGGTGCACCGAGATCGAGCTGCTCATCTCGCCCGCCGACAGCCCGGTCCCGGTCTTCCCCACGTCCCGCCTGCATGTCGAGGCCGCCGTCGAGCTCGCGCTCAAGGGCGCCTGA
- a CDS encoding P1 family peptidase → MGEPQLLSAYAGHWTGDGTGVTVILPPAGTVGSGEVRGGAPATREFALLEPYRLVDRVDAVVLSGGSAFGLSAADGVMGVLRERGAGFPTSAGPVPIVVGMSIFDQSVRTGPPGAAQGRDAALAALAGAPFGTGRVGAGAGATTGSWRGRQDPGGLAVAVRDVGAARVVAVVVVNAWGDVVPGAGPVGEPRASALENTTLAVVLTDARLTKNGCFLLAQSGHAGLARAIHPAHSRFDGDAVVALATGEVEDEVSIDLVRAAATDAVAEAIRAGSGQPPSHW, encoded by the coding sequence GTGGGCGAGCCGCAGCTGCTGTCGGCGTACGCGGGGCATTGGACCGGTGACGGCACCGGGGTGACCGTCATCCTGCCGCCGGCCGGCACCGTCGGCTCCGGTGAGGTGCGTGGTGGGGCGCCCGCCACGCGGGAGTTCGCGCTGCTCGAACCGTACCGGCTGGTGGATCGGGTCGATGCGGTGGTGTTGTCGGGCGGCTCGGCGTTCGGGTTGTCGGCGGCGGATGGTGTGATGGGCGTGCTGCGCGAGCGGGGCGCCGGGTTTCCGACCAGTGCCGGACCGGTGCCGATCGTGGTCGGCATGTCCATCTTCGACCAGTCGGTGCGCACCGGGCCGCCGGGCGCCGCGCAGGGCCGGGACGCCGCCCTGGCCGCGCTGGCCGGCGCGCCGTTCGGCACCGGGCGGGTGGGGGCCGGGGCGGGGGCGACCACCGGCTCGTGGCGGGGGCGGCAGGATCCCGGCGGTCTCGCGGTCGCGGTGCGGGACGTCGGTGCGGCGCGGGTGGTGGCGGTCGTGGTCGTCAACGCCTGGGGGGACGTGGTGCCCGGGGCCGGGCCGGTCGGGGAGCCGCGGGCGTCCGCGCTGGAGAACACGACTCTCGCGGTGGTGCTGACCGACGCCCGGCTGACCAAGAACGGGTGTTTCCTGCTGGCGCAGAGTGGTCATGCCGGTCTTGCCCGCGCGATCCATCCCGCGCATTCGCGCTTCGACGGCGACGCGGTGGTCGCGCTCGCGACCGGCGAGGTCGAGGACGAGGTCTCGATCGATCTGGTACGGGCGGCAGCGACCGACGCCGTCGCCGAGGCGATC